The segment ttCCTGTCACATggtattatatttttctgaacgataaacaaataaatcaaaaaaattttggtACATCAACCACCTACACCTAAACAATTCTACTTTGGGATAGTTCgaaggatttatttataaaaagatgttAACTTAACAAattgttttcagagtaaatgttcgaattgttcacctccggctatttgacagttggaaatgACGCACATAAAAACTGTTAACTAGAAATttgcagggcaacttgaggaaATCTTTGTGACTTACTTGAAGTatttctttgtctcagttcatttaaattttgtggCTTTGTTTTTGTAGACTTTGTCCTaaaggtaaccccaaacaaaaatAGTCTAATGGTGGggacagatctggtgaacgcgctggccTTTCTCAGTCCCCCGCCATCCGATCACCTttgccaaaaaacagtgtttaaattaggctcttacgtcgattgccgtagtgtgggggggtgcttccgtcctgttgaaaccagatagtctggaaatgttctcctaatacatgtttcgaagtgctggttgtaatttcattttccagcaaacgttggtatgatattgcattttaaatttccctttcaataaaagaaaggacctaccaatgggtacctatcacaccagcCCAGACATTCACCTTATAGTGGATACTGccgtatgtgcctcccgcatccagttGAGGATTTTTTCGACTACTTCCAGTTAACAGGCAATTGTGCcttgtttacgcttccattcagcataaatgaaacACTCGCTGataacacaatattgtttacataaatttcgggtgcgatctattttggccatcatagtttcaccaAATCTCATACGTCGATAGAAATATCTTCGTTGAGTTCGTTGCAccaaaatgattttatataaggGCTTAAAATATTTGGACCCTTTCaggaattttttttaacagacgtaaccgagatgtcatgagtttgtgatgatgagcgtagggactcttgggGTTCTCAATAAAAGACTGCAATAcctctaaagagttgtcttcggttgtcagTCGCAGTAAGCGGGCCTTTCCCTGGgccctatgacgatcggaaacacttcctgtttccataaaagtgttaacagttctccctacagttgttctagaaattggcccCTGCCtatcgtgaaagtagtcattaaataaatggcatgcttcctcgggGTGATTGTCTGTTGTTTCCCCCAActaaccatcataagaagtgttatacgttcacgttcgtcaagcgacatagtgtagttgaagaaactagaagcaatacgacaaactcttttgttaCTAAAGGCACTGATaggaaaggttggacagcactgcGAAAACAAGgtaaactagaatagcctactatgaatgactggctaataggaaagtgcAAACTACGCCCAAAGTAAGAGCTTTCTAATTATTGTTACTTTCTATCAGGTTATCCCcgttcattaatatatattaggaCACAATTTGTAACCCcatgaggataactaacgtcataatttcACTCTGTACAAAACTGACAAGttaaatgtagtatttagcttGCAGTAtgcgtttggttgcagttttgctttactggggttaagGCTACTAAtcaaatgtaaccaagtaaaagcTTTGAATCAGCCGCCTTTTTGTACTGGATCCAATCTTTTTGacgtgcggtttgcggcattaatctctgctagataagcccttttaAAATGATTTGCTCTATTGACCTATGCTTATTTTCAAGATTTCCCTTGTGACTTCTTGCGGGAAACTGTCCCcatgtttattacagaaaaattgATTAGTTCCCtttaaaaatgttagattttCAGGTtttagtgttgatgtaccaaatcttgttgattttaACCCGTGTATGATTCGGTAAACTAGAGCTATCAATAGAAAACATATCATATATTAGATGCGGCAATATTCTGGTAGTATTGATTTAAGGTACTCTTTTTGTCCTTGTTTGAGTCAACCATGAAATTTTGGCATAATTCAACTGGGGAGGCACTTAACCGACACTGCTACAACCGATaacagttagctaaaaaattTATGGCGAAGCAGAACAACTtggtggatttaaaaaaaattgaaatttctgagcctttatttctcaatttttataatattcaaaaatttgaatgaactttacatttatagtatctttagctatattaaaatgtgtttgtggAGTGATGTATAAGAATGTGTGTATGtataagtacataatataatGGAACATTTGTACACAAAGTGATTttcaactaatattattttttttattaattttctttttatgtatgtatttatgtgtgCGAACTTGGAAACCTAGGAAATAGAACTAGAAAACAGGGTTTGctttgaatgaattaaaatatttaataattattcattatacaAGGGCAAGCGACGatgttgtttttaaagaaaaacttaaactttaaaatgaaagCAAAACAGTATATTTTCCCAAATGATAATATACATGAACTGCTGCATAATGGTTGATTCATGATTATGGATTTGTAGTTGAAGAGTTTTACACATTATGTTAAGATTTATTGAGTTCTGTTACTGGAACTTTTTCTTGaatattgtattactttttaattggatttataagtttattattaaaatttggttattattattgatctttgtagtttttatgaatatagatgtttattgttgttcgtttattgttattgttattgaatgaattttattaagcaataaccTACACATCTATGGTGTACACTCTGGCAGAGCTTACATGCACTATGAGTCACTTAGAGTCACTTTTAGTCAAAAGGTGTTGTAGTTGTAACAGTATTTATTATgggtatttttgtattttatttgttgattatttttgttttaaaatcgttGTACTTACTGgtgttaaaaaattgttcttgTTATTAGACAATGAATATCCTTTATATATTGCACTGGGTAGTTCctcatataaaaaaaaagtaCAGTAGTTGAAAGTGTAtactatataaatgtttttttttatcccgCACGGCCAAATTATGAGgcgaaatgttttattatgtataaagcaacttaattattaaaaaaaattaaagtatttaaatgtgAACTTTACGTGTATTCTTGAGACTTAAAAAATGACTTACTAGGAGAACGATTTACTGTAAGTAAATGTGTATACATgtggatatattttaattttgtttgtttatagaattatattttccaCTCTTCAATAAACATGGGGGGTGTGATGTGTGAGGGGTGGGTGTACGGAATGTCAGGTGTGGTGTGTGGGGTGTATATGATGGTCGTTGGGGTGGGAAGTGGTTGTGTGGGGTGTGGTGGACGAAGTGTGAAGATGTTGTGTGTTTGGTGTGAGGGTAGGGGGTAGGGGTGGGAATTAGTGTGTGGGGGGCGTGATGTACGAAGTTGAGGTTGTGGGGTGGGTGGACCGAGTGTGAGGTATGTGCCTTGTGTGTTTGTTGGTGTGTGGGTCGGTAGGGGGTGTGTGTGACGAGTGGTGTGTGGGGTGTGATGTCGAAAGTGTGACGGTGTGGGGTGCGGTGGACCGCGTGTGAGGTATTTGTGTGTGTTGGTGTGGTGGTATGGGGTGGTAGGGGTGGAAGTGGTTTGTGGGGGGTGGGTTACGAAGTGTGAGGTGTTGGGGTAGGTGTGTTGGACAGGAGTGTGAGATGTTGGTGTGTTTGGTGTGAGGGTAGGGGGTAGGGCGGTGGGGAAATTGGTGTGTGGGGTGTGATGTACGAAGTGTGAGGTGTGGGGTGCGAAGGTCTCCTGTTGACCCACATAATCTAAGGAGTTGTGGTCTGGGTAATGATAGATGTAGTATCTCTTCAGAACTGAtcattaattgtataaattatttactttgtgtGTTGTAAGGGGTGTGTACCCTAATTAATCGTTTTATCCGATAATTATCCCCTTATTAAGTAA is part of the Homalodisca vitripennis isolate AUS2020 unplaced genomic scaffold, UT_GWSS_2.1 ScUCBcl_12987;HRSCAF=22999, whole genome shotgun sequence genome and harbors:
- the LOC124375075 gene encoding extensin-like, which gives rise to LKRYYIYHYPDHNSLDYVGQQETFAPHTSHFVHHTPHTNFPTALPPTLTPNTPTSHTPVQHTYPNTSHFVTHPPQTTSTPTTPYHHTNTHKYLTRGPPHPTPSHFRHHTPHTTRHTHPLPTHTPTNTQGTYLTLGPPTPQPQLRTSRPPHTNSHPYPLPSHQTHNIFTLRPPHPTQPLPTPTTIIYTPHTTPDIPYTHPSHITPPMFIEEWKI